Genomic DNA from Pungitius pungitius chromosome 12, fPunPun2.1, whole genome shotgun sequence:
CTGAGCTCTTGAACGCAACAACTCTCTCGGCTTCCAGAGATCCCATTTTTCGCGCAGCTGTcgattaggatttttttttttttcaaatacggagacaaaaaaaaatgaaaatatcttAATGTTAGCACGTAAGATTGAAACCGATGCAGAACCAGAGACTACCTCCAGAGTCAACATGGCCACAATAATCAGGATAGTGGGAAAAGACAAACTAATGTGTTAAATATGTCTCTCATAATTAACGTGATGCCACCAACGAGGAGAAGGCCGCAGACAACACAGGTGCAAACAAATCATGTTTCACATTCAATGTTCACTTTTGTATGCAGTAGACTGCACTGTCAGGATGAGGAGAACAGAACACAGATCcaaaagaaaattattattagattagattttgaTCAGTGATCATGTTGATAATCTCATCTGCTTCAATGAGATATTTACAAGCCCAACGTGAACTGATGAATACTTTCCAACTCTCTAAATATGTCTTGCATATGTTTCGATTGTACGGAGCAGGTGCACTTAAACGATGactttcatttttgaactgAGGTGGGACTGTTTAGGAATGTTGTAGGCTGCCTTTGTCTCCATTGGTGACTGACAACACTTGACTTTTGACTTTTGTAATCAGGTGCAGAGGCTACAGTGTGTGTTGTAAACAATCTGCACAATGAACCGCAGACAACCAGACAcattccaaaagaaaaagcataTTTTCCTAATCCCAAAACGAATGGAAATTCACATTTAAGAGACATTGTCCGCAGAATGTACTCCTTGTACCTGGTGAATGATTACATGCATAAAAGGGTCAAAAGGGAAGGAAGGGAATACAAACAAACCTACggcaaaagaaagcaaaaagtGCCACAACAACTATACCTGGGAGTGACggaggaaagggggaggagaggtggTGGAGGTTCACTACAGAAATTGTTTGGGGAAATATCATGTTCATCCATTGGACAAACAATCTGATGGAGCGAGTCAGAGGGATAAGTCAACATCCCCTTGCTCTCTCTCCTTATCtgtaaataacaacaacagaaacacaaacaaacatgcagaacatgaaatcggtatgaaaagtaaaaataaaatgcagcttCACTTACTCTTCTGATCTCTGTATTGGCAGTTTATATTCTGAAAAGCGGAATCATCTTTTAATAATTTCACTTAGCAAAATATAAACTGTATATAGTAAGTTGAgaaaattgtttgtttgttttttttaaatgtgagggGTATTTCTGTACTAACAGGTGTCCTGCATGCATCCAAACTCAAAATATAAGCAATTCACTATcacataatatatttaatattttcattATCAATTAAAGTAATGGTGCTAGTAAATGTTCATGCAAAAATATTCAGATTTGAAGTTTTATGATAATAAATGGAGAAGACATTTGAAGACGAACTCCAATTCAGAAATTTGCACCACTTTCTGACaaacaattaattaatttgcaAATGAACAGATAATGAAAATACTTCAGTGATAGCTATAAAACTTGATGTGGCAAAGATCAGGTAAACAAGAGGTAAACGAAACTCATTAAGTTAAATTCCTCATGCATGCCCTCACTAatttataaatattaataacaTATTCATAATAACAGGCAAAGCCAAAGAggttgaagagagagagagataccttCCCTGGTGTCCATTAGAAAGTTGACATGTACAATAAAAGTTGTTGTATTTAAACTATGTGTAACAAGGATTCATTAAAATGTATGGTACAAGTATAGAGGAGGATATTGTGAAAATGTCATAGTGCCAGCATGTAAGATTAATAGAGTGCTGCACAACCAGAGATAACCTTCAGTCAACATGGCCACAATATTCAGGATGGTgggaaagaccccccccccccccccctctaaaaaaCCCCACTCATGTTGTGAATGTGAGCTCTTTGTCAGTCATTAACGTTAGTTACCTCATGCTAACACTCAGTCCACGTTACGTTGAATAATATTAAACCTGTAAAATTAACACTTAAGCTGACTTAAAAGATCGATAAGAAAGGAATGGAAGCGGCGGTTCGATTTAAAACTGCGCGACGTCTAAATGCTGGAATGTACAGTTTCCTATTAAAACTTTGAACGTTATATGCGAGCTCACTTATGCTCACATTAGCCAACGATATTCTTCCGTTACAGAACTACAGGTAGATCTGAGAGGAATTTTTATTGGGACTCCATCAACACCGCCCGGTTTGGCCAATACTCAGACGGCGTGTAATACAACGCGACAGTTTGTGCACCGGGGAATAGTCGTAGCCGGGAGCTGTCATTTTAATTCCCAACGTCCGAGTGCTCTCTAACGGGCAAACAGAAAATACTCCGGTTGTGCACTTTGGCTGCAAACGGCTATCGGGGCTATAGCAAAGTAAACAAACTCACCGGGACCGTTAAGCCGGACCAGAGGGTTGCGTTCCCACCTCACCGTGAACAGGGCATGCCGGACGGCGCCCTACTGCCAGTTACAGATTCATCCGTTTTACGAATCCAACGAGCAAACAGACGGATGGTGCAATCATCCAATCACAGAGAGAGGTCTGTTCCGCCCGGAAAGTCTTGTTGAAATCTGACCAATCGGGGGAGACTTTGAGACGTCGTGGGCGGAGGGTGGCCAATTGATGAGCTACGACAAACTGGGTAAATAGtagcaaaacaaaatacaacttTATTTATGTCCTCGGCTGACCTACTGTCTTTAAAACCGACATTTTATTTACGTTAAGGCGTTGTGTTCATCGTTAAGTAACATTGAGCAAGATAACCTTATTTATAATGACATTATCACTAgctaaagacaaataaaaacagcattttctCACAACCAATAACGTGGAAGCAGGTTGAGTTGGACGTTTATTTTGAtgaggatttatttttcttctgatCAACTACTTACTACAATGGGACTTAATTCAGTGCCGCATCAGTTTTATGTTCAGAACAGTATTAAAAGAATATTTCCATTGGCCTGATATTTGATATGTCCTGCGAGGTAACACTAATGGATTTGTGAATGCATGTTAACTAGATATAATCTAATAAATATCAATTGTTTACATTTGAAGCTGTGTATTAGAAATCTATGTATTCTAGTCACTAGGAATATGCTTTGGTCTCGATGAGCCTAAAAAGGTTCTACAATGGTCCTAAGGAATAtaattaaacagaaaaatgtCTGATAGCAGCACCACATACAtgacttatttatttaaaagcaaTGTACAGAAAACAAAGCCCCTGTTAAAATGATAGATTTGACATCAAAGccacaaaacaatgaaaatgtttcatGACCATGACGGTTGTGATTCATTCACCGCTGAACATTGATCATATATACAGCTCAAAATCTATTCTCTTGGAGTTGTAGAACTGAGTTCCCTTCTGGTCGAGCCTCTTGCAATAAACACCAGTGCTGAAATAACCTTCGTCCACCCAAtcctggaaaaacacacacacaaacaaattaaaacacacatGGCAAGATTGGATGTTAAAGCGTGAATGAGATTTTCTAATGGACAGAAATAAGTATGCTGGAGAAAACGCTAAATAATTGCTACTTCATACAATCACTTCAATATATCTAAACTTTGACTTTGTGCAAACACATATTTCTAGTGACAACAAACATAGAAAACCTGAGCTATGTCAGGATTCCCTActtgaaaataaaatctattcTGAGAATGTAGTCCTAAATGAGTAATGAGCCATTGCATAGACTCTGACCCACACCTTTCTAGAACTATTTTTAAAGTTACTtaatcatgtttaaatgtaaataatatgcAGAATACAACATCCATACTACATATTCTTTCTAATAAACGCATTTGGAAAAGCATTCTTGGTTTGGTGCATTTGTGGATGTCATAATCAATCATACCTGCATCTGCTGACTGGGGAAGGGACCGAAAATCTCTGAATCATCCTTGTTTTCCCACTTGTACTCCCACATCACCTCATCACTCACTGAGAAGACAAAATCGCAATTAACAAAACaagattcttttgtttttttttttactattgaaGAAAATGCATCCAAGTAATGCTAAGCCACCTTtgttgtcctcctcttcctctgctttgCCTGTAAGCGACTCGTCAAATTTATCTGCAAACATGTCaagttcatcttcttcctcatcacCCCCTTTCTTCTCCACAGCTGGCCGCTTGCTGCTCATGCTCTTCATCAAATAGGCAAGTTTTTCATACGTTTGCTGATAGATCTCAAACATCCCGGACCCCACCAGTCTGTCAGCGAGTGCCGTGAGCCTGTCGAGCTTTTCTGTATCCCTTTTGGTCTCCTCTGTGGcttcgctctcctccctctgcttcccCTTTTTCCGTCCTCCGAGGCCTCCCAACCGACGGAGCGCCGTGGCAACGGTCTCCCCGGGCAGCAACAGTTCGATCACAGCTTCAGTGAGCTGGTGCTGGGTGAAGGATGCCAGCGGGTCCTCTGCaggctccatctcctcctcttcgtcgtcttcgccttcatccttttctttgtctgcccgcttctcctctctttgcttttcttcctcAGCCTCGTCCTCGTCACCGGCTCTGCGTTTCCGTTTGGCTCCAAgacctttcttcttttgtttaaaaggTTGCTCTTTTACTCTCACCTGGAAGAAGTCATTTAGCTTATTGAAAATTGCCCAAAACATTTCAGATATGAGTCAAAAGTCTATAATGAAATACAATTACCCAATCAATGTTGTCAAGCCAGTTGTCTCTAATCTGTTCTTCCTTTTTGATGAAGTAGTTTCCCTCAGAGTCAAAGTATCCTTCCTGCATCTCCTCGTCCAGATTGAAAGGTGTGATAGAAACGCCCTCGTCATAGTCAATTGTTGCTCCCTCTTGCCCTGAAAATGTAATCAATGAGGTCTCAGTTATCATCTCAGACATAATTACTGAAAATTCACTTTAAGGCAAAACACTTGCTGAAAACATTTATGCTGGTGACAAAAAACTGGCATTTCTTTGAGCTAGTTGAGTATCTGGAGCATCACATTCATGGGTTTGATTATACTCTCAAAATGGCCAGAAAAAGAGAACTTTCATGTGAAACCTGCCCGTCTTTAATTGTTCTTAGAAAGCTATTCCAAGCGAAAAATTTCGAAGAAACTGTACATTTCCTACAACGGTGTGAACCACTCCCTTCAGAGAACAGCACAAACATGCTCTAACCAGAGTAAAAAGCGAAGTGGGAGGCCCCGGTGCACAACTCAGCAAGAAGACAAGTATATTAGAGTATCTAGTTTGAGAAATAGACGTCTCGCAGGTCCTCAACTGGCAGCGTCTTTAAATGGTACCCGCAAAACGCCCGTGTCAACGTCTACAGTGAAGAGGCGACTCCTGGATGGCCTTCTAGGCAAAGAAAACAGCCATGTGATGGTCTGGGGCCTCTTTGGTGCTGGTAAAGTGGTATATTTGTACGAGGTAAAAGGGATTTTAAATAAGAAAGACTATCACTCCATTTTGCAGCGCCATGCCAAATCCTGTGGACAGCGCTGGATTGGAACCCATTTTCCTCCTACAACAGGACTTATGAAGAACTATTAGGGAAGAAGCAGGCAGCTGGTATGCTGTCTGTAATGGAGTAACCAGCGCAGTCACCAGATTTAAACCCCATTGAGCTGTTGTGGGAGCAGCTTGACGTGTGGTACGCAAGAAGTGCCCATCAAGCAAATCGCAAACTAGTGAGAGCTGCTCCAGGAAGCAGGAGGGGAAATTTCTTCAGATTACCTCAACAAATTAACAGCTAGAATGCAAAGGTCTGCCATGCTGTTATTGACTTCtatattttctaattattttgcaactcatttgataaataaaagTGAGTATTCATGGAAAACAGGAAATAGGTGATCGCAAACTTTTAAACGGTAGTGTATATTTGAAGTAATTCAAGTAAGCAAAGCCACCTCTCTGTCATCTATCACTTCGTAGcagttaaaatgttaaactacACATACCCTCCACATCATCACTGGCCAGAATATCatatttgctgctgctgctttttgtttcttcccctTCATCCTCTTCGTCACTGTCCAGGGAATGTTTCACCTTAAACCTGGAGCCTGGTCCGGCGACCGCCTCGCAAGTCTGATCCAAAAGTAGaacaaggaaaggaaaagatcaCGTTTAACATTAGAGGCTATGTAGGCATCTCATCATCTATACAAGCAGAAGTGTCCTTCGGCATGTTCAAGTGTTGACATCAAAGGGATAGATGCCTCAAAAAAGGCCCCCCATACAGAATgcgacacaaacaaaaagacccACTCCTCCTTATAGGTCATTGAACTTTGATGGCCATCAAGTACAGCCTCATACGTCATCACTTCCATCGGCCTCACTGGAGCAAAGGCAATACAATGCCTTTGGTTTAATGTGTAAGTAAGCACATTTAAACAACTAATGagcataagtacacattcaggTATCACTCCAGCTCAGTTTAGGATTAAACAATGAAACAGTATATAGAGTACTCAAAATGTTAATCACAAAACAATAACAGGGATTATTCACTGGACAGTGATTACTTTTTCTATCCACACTTCAAGTATATTTTACTTATTCTTATGTTTTTTAGTTAAGGTGTCTATAGTTTCATTGTTAACTACATCTATGCATCTGACTAAGCGAGCAGGGAACTGCTTAGAGTTCTCTCCAGGGAAGCGAATGGTGGACTAACGTTACCTTTTTGTTTGGGAGGTCTTCCTCCAGATCCAACTCCCCGTCCTCGAACGTAACTTTCCTCTTCGGCATGGCGCTGCACGATGGGGGGGGTGAGACAGTGACTTTTATTACTCACACGCAACTCACGTCGGCTTGGTGATATTAGCAGGTGGCTTTAAAGCGCGTTCACGTAGTTATGGTGACATGTGAACATGAGCGGTTACCACTGAACTCGTGTTAGCTTTGTGGCTAAAAATGTTAGCCTACAGCAGCCGCGCAACTGGCGGATTTGTAACAGTCCAAACTCATTTTACATGCGGGATTACATGCAATTAACTGTTACCATACAGCCTGTATTTAACGTCAATGTGGAAGTATACAAACGATGTCAATTCATTAATATTTCGCCGAAAAGTGTGTCGAGACCTGctcaaaataattcaaacgaCGTATTCGTTTCTTCTTcgtcttgttgttttcttcttcttctacttcctaAAGTTGGTAAACAACGATACGGCGCATTACTGCCACCGCCTGGTGAGAGGCGAGGACCGGAAAGACAGGGCCAAAAACACCACAGGTGAGCCTGCTTCTTTTTACAGATGATGGTTACTTAGGTATGTGAAGTATAAAATACCACATCACAAGTTCTACAATTTTTAACGTTACTTCACCAAAAGTTTTACAAGTAGATTATTGCATAATCAAAGTATCAAAAGTACTCAAGCAGCAGAATCTTGAAAAACCTTGAAAACCATGCAACATATTTGatattaattaacattaaaaaaaaactattatattattatattatattataactaCTATTTGACACTAATCCTTTCTCTATTGGCGATTTGACTTAATTCCTGATAGTATGAAAGTGTTGTTGTAACTGAATAGGAAAGTAATGCTGGATGATCAATTTTCCTGAATGAAATGTTGTACTAAAATAAATGACCGGTGGGGACATAGTACACAGTGTATATAAATCCCTTTTAATCTCTTCATCTTTAGATTTTGAATTCATTAAGTTGTGAgtccaaaataaatacaacaaatatgTAGCAGCAAATTTGCCTTAAAAAAGTCCTCTGAAGTATAACTGTAAAGGCAGAAGTGAGAGAGCAGATGTGAAACCCAGCGGACCTCCACTTCAGCATCCAGCATCTCACTTCCAGGTTGCCACCTTGTTGTTGGTGACTGCTCGGTTCGGCTGATCCACCAgctcaggggaggggggggggggggggggcggagaggagagagagaatataATATGTCAGGGTTTTGTTACCGGGAAGTGGGTCgagttatttatatttcaacACTCGTCCTCTCGTACCCGGGGGAGAACCAGTGTCAGTAACCCGAAACCATACGTTCAAACATCGTCCGGCTGTGGATGCATCAAACGGGTCGAGAACAATCGGCTCCCAGGACCAAGAGAAAGAGCCGTGGAAGTGTAAATGATGCAAAGACAGTGAGTCTGTGAGGGATCCAGCACTGGCACAGGTAAGTCTGACTCACTGCTCTCTATTCTGTAACTGCTGCCTGAGTCACGACAACTAAATGGAAGGAGGACGAGGCGGTTTTAATGGGCATCGGTCCACAGTCAACATGTATTATCCGACGGTTGTTTGAATGATTATGTGTATTTGGAGTAACCGTATGATTCTGGTCTTAAACCTAAAGCTTAAgcaataaataacattaatgttCCCTCAAAATAATATTCTATCATTTCTATTATACATAACAATAATCGTAAATATCTATTGAACTGCatcaaaaataaagtgaaaaagaGTCGGTCTAAACCTCTAATATTTTTCAGTATACATATTTAATCATGGAAATCTTTTAACTAACTAATGCGTTTGTGATGAAATATCCCTTTAAGAAGCAAGAGTGCAGCAGTATTACTTTAAGTATCCTTAAGTACTCCGTTTTGCATTCAAGTGGCGTCTGAGAGGGTCTGAGTAAATCTGAGAGGTGGTTAAGTGGAGAAAAATACTAAGCCCTCTTGGTGAAATTTGTATCTTTGCCTCGTTAGGCTAAGAAAGATAGAATTGCCGCAACGATGAGAGCGTTCATCCATCACTGGCCATAACTCACTCACTTACTCACTCACTCATAGCCAGGAACGTGAGATAGTATAGTTAgtatttaaagtaaaaccaTGTCTTCATCTCTGGGACGTGTGAATGTTTTACATTCCGCACACACCGAagaccttcctcttcttcaggtaCTGTGATGAAGCTCCACGAGAAGATCTTGACCCACTACCTCTCGTGCACCTCTCCCGTCGATAAAGAGGGATACCTCTACAAGAAGGTCTGAATGAACAAAGCGACTGAAGGTAAACACCTGGTTTTAGCGACTCACGTGACAAACCCGCTTCACTTTGACAAACTCACCCTCACAGAAAGAGAGGAGCGCCACCTACCACCGGCGCTGGTTTGTCCTGAAGGCCAACCTGCTCTTCTACCAGGAGCGCCCGGGCGACCGCCACCTGCTGGGGGTCATCGTGCTGGAGGGGTGCTCGGTGCGGCGCTCCGAGTCCGACGCCCAGTTCGCCTTCTCCCTGGTGTTCCAGGGGCCGGGCCTCAAAACCTACAGGTTCGCGGCGCGGGACGGCGGGACGCAGGAGAGCTGGGTGCAAACCCTGCTCTCGGCCAGCCACTGCTACCTCTCCCTGCTGGTGAGGGACCTGGGGAGGCAGTATGAAGGTGGGTGCACGGccttctgccttttttttttccatgatgaAATGATCAGTGCGACAAGCTATGACGTCTCACGTTTAGCTTGGGTCAGCatgaagaattaaaaaatgGGGTAAACTGCGATCCTGGATCTTTCCAATGGGGAGGAAAGCTGCCTTGCAGATTACAGTCAAGCACATGATCTCCTGTGACCGTTTTCATGTCATGAACACAGAAAAGGGAAACTCTTGGCGTTAACCTTTGACCTTAGGGCTGTCATGGCGCCTGATTCAGAGCGTGGAGACATACTGCACATTATATAAATCCCTTCTAATCTCCCCTCAGCTGTGACTTTTTTAGATCTTGAATTCATTGAGCTCCTAAAGGATAAAAAGGATAAGTgtgtgtcaaaaataaatacaaataaaatctaGCGGCATATTTTGAAGAGGTCACGTCTCCTCACTTCTAACAGAACTTATTCCAATATTGAGGATGATGAAAGAGAGACCGATTTGGGTGATGATGAAGGGAATTTGATGCTTTTATTGAAACAATCAAGGCAACAACAAACTAATGGGATCCAATCAGCAGTGCGATTTCCATCTTCTCGGGCTAAAACCTGTCCAGAAAATGCCCAAACGTTTCCTTTTGCTAAATAGACACGCCAGCACAGTTTTGACATCTATTCCCTGTGCAGAAGCTAAACAGCAGCGAGGCTCCTGCGAGGCCCATCCTCCTCAGGGCAACTTCTCCTTCGCCGCGCGGGGCCCGGCGCCCGCTGAGGTGAGGCCGGCAAGGAGCTTCAGTGCCGGCACCGTTTTACAAGCGCCGCCGATGCCCGGCAAAGCGGTGGCTAAAAAGTCCCCCAAGCTGTGGCCCAGGAGGAACGCTCACGTCACGCCCCTCAACGGGCCGGCGCCTCCGTACGGCGAATGGCCCCTGGTGGGTTTCGACCCCCTCGAGGACTTCGGCAAACTTCACGACCATTATGGCCAGGAAGTGAAGCGGGTGAGAGAGGAGTGGCTGAGGAGTcgaggagcggggggggaacCCGCCGACGGAGATCTCGTCAGCCTCGAGTGAGAGAAGCCCCCCCGCGCGCCTCGCCGCACGTGGGAGAGGAAGTGAAATCGTGGgcgtcaaacaggaagtgaaaccgAAAGTGTCGATGGTTTCGATCGCGTTTGAGGCCCAGACACCTGTACACATGCTGAAATGTACCCGCTGGGTCCAGATGTTTTCCACCTGAGTGTTTTCTAAGTGTCCCCGGCATGAACCAAAGAACAAGAAAGGACCAATGACTCACAACGCTTGTTGTAATTCATACATGGAAGAGGCCCTCAGTGTTTGTCCTGCTGCTCAAACTGCAGCTAATTGCATTAAATCAATTCCCGCTTTCCTGCTGAGCAGTTTAGTCTTCGAGTGGCACCATTTTAAAGTGTATCCATAGCAGAGAAAGGTTGTCTGATGCAGTATTAAGCAAAGagtattatata
This window encodes:
- the cd2bp2 gene encoding CD2 antigen cytoplasmic tail-binding protein 2; this translates as MPKRKVTFEDGELDLEEDLPNKKTCEAVAGPGSRFKVKHSLDSDEEDEGEETKSSSSKYDILASDDVEGQEGATIDYDEGVSITPFNLDEEMQEGYFDSEGNYFIKKEEQIRDNWLDNIDWVRVKEQPFKQKKKGLGAKRKRRAGDEDEAEEEKQREEKRADKEKDEGEDDEEEEMEPAEDPLASFTQHQLTEAVIELLLPGETVATALRRLGGLGGRKKGKQREESEATEETKRDTEKLDRLTALADRLVGSGMFEIYQQTYEKLAYLMKSMSSKRPAVEKKGGDEEEDELDMFADKFDESLTGKAEEEEDNKVSDEVMWEYKWENKDDSEIFGPFPSQQMQDWVDEGYFSTGVYCKRLDQKGTQFYNSKRIDFELYI
- the pheta2 gene encoding sesquipedalian-1, yielding MKLHEKILTHYLSCTSPVDKEGYLYKKKERSATYHRRWFVLKANLLFYQERPGDRHLLGVIVLEGCSVRRSESDAQFAFSLVFQGPGLKTYRFAARDGGTQESWVQTLLSASHCYLSLLVRDLGRQYEEAKQQRGSCEAHPPQGNFSFAARGPAPAEVRPARSFSAGTVLQAPPMPGKAVAKKSPKLWPRRNAHVTPLNGPAPPYGEWPLVGFDPLEDFGKLHDHYGQEVKRVREEWLRSRGAGGEPADGDLVSLE